In Merismopedia glauca CCAP 1448/3, the genomic stretch CTACTCCCGAAAGATCGCCAATACGCAAGGTTATTTGCTCGATGCGGCTGGCGCGTTCGCGGGAGGCATAGTTGAGGGCGATCGCTAAGGCATTTTCCATTAAGCCAACTTCGTGCATGGCAATTGCTCCCGATCGGTTGTCAGGTGGGCTTTCATGACGTTCAGACTCCAATCCATGCCATCTTTGGCGATCGCGGACAGGGATGTGCCGAAGTCAAATTGTCTGGCTGGAATCAGAATTTGATAAGCTACTGGATCTGAGTGATAGAGGGTGCTGGCTAGGTGCAAAAGAACGCTCGGACTCCAGCTATGATCCAGGCTGCAAGGAGATGCATTGGGTTGTAAGCGTTCTAGGCGGGGGCGATCGTGATGTTCGTTTCCTAAATCCTCCCAAGCATCGATGAAAAATACTTCCTCAACTTGAGCGATTTCCGCAGCTAATTCTGGCAGGAGTTGATGGACGGCAAGCGATCGCAGGTTCGGCAAGTTCCACTCAGCCACCTCTTCAGCCACGAGAAAGCCAACTCCATCATCGCTTCGTAATGTATTGCCGTAACCAATTACTAGGGTTTTCATCGGTACACCTCATCGAGTAAGCTGCCATCTGCGGCAATTAACTGAAGGTGCAGGGGCATTTGTCCGACTGCATGGGTAGAACAGGAAAGGCAAGGATCGTAACAGCGAATCCCCGCTTCTACCCGATTGAGCAAGCCTTCGGGAATTTCCGAACTGTGGATGTAATGTTTGGCAATTTGGGCTACGGTTTTATTCATTGCCAGATTATTTTGTCCGGTGGCAATAATTAGATTGACTTTCTCGATTAATCCGCGTTCGTCTACCTGGTAATGATGAAACAGCGTTCCCCGTGGGGCTTCGCTTACGCCCACTACATTAAGTTCGTTCACGCCACCGCGCGCGCGACAGCGATGGGACAAAATATCGGGGTCATCTACTAACTCCTGAATTTTTTCAAGACAAGCTAGAATTTCAATCAGACGGGCGTAGTGATACAGGAAAGAAGAAGTGGGAAAACCCCCAGAGCGATCGCGCAATTCCTGCAACTCTCGATCTGCATTTTCCGTTCCGATCCGGTTGCAAACGTTCAGCCGCGCCAAGGGACCGACGCGATAAATACCGTCAGGATAGCCCAAGGGCTGGTAGTAAGGAAACTTGAGATAAGACCAGGGTTCGACGGCTTCCCCTAAAAACTGGTGATAATCATCTTCGCTGAGTCCATCGGCGACGATGTTTCCCTGGCTATCCGTGAATCGTAGTTTCCCATTATAATGCTCCCATTCTCCATTAGAGCCGACTAATCCCATATATAAGGTGGGAAATTCACCAAATATATCTATTTCTTCCCTCAGTTGCCCGTCCAGCATTCCCTTGAATAATCCCAGCGCCAGAGTCACTGTATCGAAGGCTTCTGGCAAGCGATCGACAATCCACTGTCGTCCTTCTGAGGAAAGGGGCGATCGCACCCCACCTGGAACCGTCCAAGCTGCATGAATTTTGCGCGCTCCCAGTTTCT encodes the following:
- a CDS encoding hydrogenase maturation protease, translated to MKTLVIGYGNTLRSDDGVGFLVAEEVAEWNLPNLRSLAVHQLLPELAAEIAQVEEVFFIDAWEDLGNEHHDRPRLERLQPNASPCSLDHSWSPSVLLHLASTLYHSDPVAYQILIPARQFDFGTSLSAIAKDGMDWSLNVMKAHLTTDREQLPCTKLA
- a CDS encoding Ni/Fe hydrogenase subunit alpha, giving the protein MSKTVVIDPVTRIEGHAKISIFLDDAGEVSDARFHVVEYRGFEKFCEGRPFTEMAGITARICGICPVSHLLASAKTGDKILAVKIPPAAEKLRRMMNLAQITQSHALSFFHLSSPDFLLGWDSDPAKRNIFGLIAANPDLARAGIRLRQFGQTIIEKLGARKIHAAWTVPGGVRSPLSSEGRQWIVDRLPEAFDTVTLALGLFKGMLDGQLREEIDIFGEFPTLYMGLVGSNGEWEHYNGKLRFTDSQGNIVADGLSEDDYHQFLGEAVEPWSYLKFPYYQPLGYPDGIYRVGPLARLNVCNRIGTENADRELQELRDRSGGFPTSSFLYHYARLIEILACLEKIQELVDDPDILSHRCRARGGVNELNVVGVSEAPRGTLFHHYQVDERGLIEKVNLIIATGQNNLAMNKTVAQIAKHYIHSSEIPEGLLNRVEAGIRCYDPCLSCSTHAVGQMPLHLQLIAADGSLLDEVYR